In Providencia zhijiangensis, a single window of DNA contains:
- the uvrC gene encoding excinuclease ABC subunit UvrC encodes MEQQFDPKVFLKTVTNQPGVYRMYDAGGTVIYVGKAKDLKKRLSSYFRENVGSRKTEQLVKHIASIDVTVTHTETEALLLEHNYIKLYQPRYNVLLRDDKSYPYIFLSSETHPRISSHRGAKHGKGEYFGPFPSSYAVRETLAVMQKLFPIRQCEDSVYRNRSRPCLQYQIGRCLGPCVKGLVTDEEYDQQVNYVRLFLTGKDKQVLTGLVERMEKASQELRFEDAARFRDQIQAVRAVTEEQYVSGGDDDLDVIGVAFDSGLACVHVLFIRQGKVLGSRSYYPKIPAGTLLEEVVQTFLGQFYLQGSENRTLPGEILIDFPLTEKELLAESLSGIAGRKINIQSQPRGTRARYLKLARTNASIALSTKLAQQSTIQQRMAALSKVVNIDNISRMECFDISHTMGEQTVASCVVFDKTGPVKSEYRRYNITGITPGDDYAAMHQVLTRRYGKHLDESKVPDIIFIDGGKGQLGQARDVFNSLEVDWDKNHPLLIGVAKGSDRKAGLETLFLKPEGEGFALPPDSPALHVIQHIRDESHNHAITGHRQRRAKVKNTSALESIEGVGPKRRQMLLKYMGGLQPLRNASIEEIAKVPSISYALAEKIYNALKQ; translated from the coding sequence GTGGAACAACAGTTTGATCCAAAAGTTTTCTTAAAAACAGTCACAAACCAACCCGGCGTTTATCGTATGTACGACGCTGGGGGAACCGTGATTTATGTTGGGAAAGCGAAAGATCTGAAAAAAAGGTTATCGAGCTATTTCCGTGAGAATGTCGGTAGCCGTAAAACAGAGCAACTCGTCAAGCATATCGCCTCTATCGATGTGACGGTAACCCATACCGAAACTGAGGCGCTATTGCTGGAACATAACTATATAAAGTTGTATCAGCCTCGTTATAACGTCTTGCTACGAGATGATAAATCTTATCCCTATATTTTTCTGAGTAGCGAAACACATCCTAGAATTTCAAGCCACCGCGGTGCGAAACACGGGAAAGGGGAGTATTTTGGGCCATTCCCAAGCTCTTATGCGGTGCGTGAAACTTTAGCGGTGATGCAAAAACTGTTTCCCATCCGCCAGTGTGAAGATAGCGTTTATAGAAACCGTTCAAGACCTTGTTTACAGTATCAAATTGGTCGCTGTTTAGGGCCGTGCGTGAAAGGTTTAGTGACGGATGAGGAGTATGACCAGCAAGTCAATTATGTCCGTCTTTTCTTGACGGGTAAGGACAAGCAAGTCTTGACTGGGTTAGTCGAGCGCATGGAAAAAGCGAGCCAAGAGCTGCGCTTTGAAGATGCCGCGCGTTTTCGTGACCAAATTCAAGCCGTGCGTGCGGTCACAGAAGAGCAATATGTGTCAGGCGGTGATGATGACCTCGACGTTATCGGAGTCGCATTCGATTCTGGTTTGGCTTGTGTTCATGTTCTATTTATTCGCCAAGGAAAGGTTCTGGGCAGTCGAAGCTATTACCCAAAAATTCCAGCGGGGACTTTATTAGAAGAAGTGGTTCAAACCTTCTTAGGGCAGTTCTATTTACAAGGTAGTGAAAACCGCACATTGCCAGGGGAAATATTAATTGATTTCCCATTGACGGAAAAAGAGTTGCTGGCGGAATCGTTGTCTGGGATTGCGGGCCGTAAAATTAATATTCAAAGCCAGCCACGAGGCACCCGTGCCCGCTATTTAAAACTAGCTCGAACCAACGCTTCTATTGCGCTATCTACCAAACTGGCGCAGCAGTCGACGATCCAACAACGCATGGCTGCGCTGTCAAAAGTCGTGAATATAGATAATATTTCGCGCATGGAGTGTTTCGATATTTCCCACACGATGGGCGAGCAAACCGTGGCCTCCTGTGTGGTGTTTGATAAAACAGGTCCTGTGAAGTCAGAGTATCGCCGATACAATATTACGGGGATCACGCCTGGGGATGACTATGCTGCAATGCACCAAGTGCTAACTCGTCGTTATGGTAAACATCTGGATGAGAGCAAAGTTCCCGATATTATCTTTATTGATGGTGGTAAAGGGCAGCTGGGTCAAGCGCGGGATGTATTTAATTCCCTTGAGGTGGATTGGGATAAAAACCATCCTTTATTAATTGGGGTTGCTAAAGGTAGCGACCGTAAAGCAGGGTTGGAAACGTTGTTTTTAAAACCCGAAGGTGAAGGTTTTGCGCTTCCCCCTGATTCACCGGCATTGCATGTCATCCAGCATATTCGTGATGAGTCACATAACCATGCGATTACGGGGCATCGCCAGCGCCGTGCGAAAGTGAAAAATACCAGTGCGCTTGAATCTATCGAAGGGGTGGGGCCAAAACGCCGCCAAATGTTATTGAAGTATATGGGGGGGTTACAACCTTTGCGTAATGCGAGCATAGAAGAGATCGCAAAAGTGCCCTCGATCTCATACGCGCTGGCAGAAAAGATTTATAATGCATTGAAACAGTAG
- the pgsA gene encoding CDP-diacylglycerol--glycerol-3-phosphate 3-phosphatidyltransferase yields the protein MKLNIPTWLTLFRVILIPFFVLAFYLPVSWGPFACALIFVIAAVTDWFDGFLARLWKQTTKFGAFLDPVADKVMVATALVLVTESYDVWYVTLPAATMIAREIIISSLREWMAEIGKRSSVAVSWIGKFKTTAQMMSLVGLLWRPNPLIEHLSIALLYVAAILTFWSMFQYLKAAWGDLSEA from the coding sequence ATGAAATTAAATATACCAACGTGGTTGACCTTATTCCGTGTCATCCTGATACCGTTTTTCGTATTAGCATTTTATCTTCCTGTCAGTTGGGGACCTTTCGCTTGTGCGCTGATCTTCGTGATTGCCGCTGTAACGGATTGGTTCGACGGATTTTTAGCGCGTCTATGGAAGCAAACGACCAAGTTTGGTGCTTTCCTCGATCCTGTTGCCGACAAGGTTATGGTTGCAACCGCTTTAGTCTTAGTGACTGAAAGTTACGATGTTTGGTATGTCACTTTACCTGCAGCAACCATGATTGCTCGTGAAATCATTATCTCTTCACTCAGAGAGTGGATGGCAGAAATTGGTAAACGTAGCAGTGTGGCTGTTTCTTGGATCGGTAAGTTCAAAACTACCGCGCAAATGATGTCGCTGGTGGGCTTATTATGGCGTCCAAATCCGCTGATCGAACATCTGTCTATTGCTCTTTTATATGTGGCTGCAATTCTGACTTTCTGGTCAATGTTCCAATATTTAAAGGCTGCGTGGGGCGATTTGAGCGAAGCGTGA
- a CDS encoding LuxR C-terminal-related transcriptional regulator, with translation MINIIIIDDSNISIRGIEAILTRNTRYKVVATFPSLDPVITWNRQNKANVILINREHCHFDSLKTFTTIRRTQPDVGLIIFNIRHNDMFVVKALDIGIFGILSASIAEEELIEALQIVNARQRIISPDIAQQLALQRLNQREQLDIYELLSARELEIMLMITRGLPVKHIAESLSLSPKTVNTYRYRMFGKLNICSDVELTHIAIGYGLITAKQGSSGWNNSLIQKFS, from the coding sequence TTGATTAATATAATAATTATTGATGATAGTAATATTTCGATTCGAGGTATTGAAGCGATACTCACTCGAAATACTCGCTATAAAGTTGTCGCAACGTTTCCTTCTTTAGACCCCGTGATCACGTGGAACCGACAAAATAAAGCAAATGTTATTTTGATTAATCGGGAACATTGCCATTTTGATTCATTAAAAACTTTCACGACAATCCGCCGTACTCAACCTGATGTTGGGCTCATTATCTTCAATATTCGTCATAATGATATGTTTGTTGTGAAAGCATTGGATATTGGCATTTTTGGCATATTGAGCGCCAGTATTGCAGAAGAAGAGCTTATTGAGGCTCTGCAAATAGTGAATGCGCGTCAACGAATTATCTCTCCTGACATTGCTCAACAGCTGGCTTTACAAAGATTAAATCAACGTGAACAGTTAGATATATATGAATTGCTTTCCGCAAGAGAGCTTGAAATTATGCTCATGATCACAAGAGGGCTTCCGGTTAAGCATATTGCGGAGTCATTATCTTTAAGCCCAAAAACGGTAAATACCTATCGATATCGAATGTTTGGTAAACTTAATATCTGTAGTGATGTAGAATTAACACATATAGCAATTGGTTATGGTTTAATCACCGCAAAACAGGGTTCATCAGGGTGGAACAACAGTTTGATCCAAAAGTTTTCTTAA
- the pepT gene encoding peptidase T: MKELGKKLEERFYRYVAIESQSDAASSVVPSTEGQRELANLLAKELESYGLKDVYVDEHAILYGMRPGNKPNAPKIGFVAHLDTVDVGLSPVIKPQTLKYEGADLCLNAQEDVWFKTAEHPEATAYVGDEIIFSDGTSVLGADDKAAITVVMELMDKLQNADFDCGDIYVAFVPDEEIGLRGSKIMDLSRFKVDFAYTIDCCALGEVVFETFNAASIEVEIKGITAHPMSAKNVLLNPIRVAHDFIGCFDRFDTPEHTEHREGYFYITDLAANPNEAKIKMAIRDFDRPSFEARKRFIAESIELIRTRHPRAKIEFKIDDVYSNISDSIGEDRTAVDIILEALKIHNIEPNIIPMRGGTDGSALSARGIVTPNYFTGAHNFHSRFEFLPITSFEKSYLVSETICRLVGQK, translated from the coding sequence ATGAAAGAATTAGGTAAGAAGTTAGAAGAACGTTTTTATCGCTATGTGGCAATTGAAAGCCAGAGTGATGCAGCGAGTTCTGTTGTACCAAGCACAGAAGGTCAGCGCGAACTGGCAAATCTTCTGGCAAAAGAGTTAGAAAGCTACGGCTTGAAAGATGTGTATGTTGATGAACATGCCATTTTATATGGGATGCGTCCAGGTAATAAACCGAATGCCCCTAAAATCGGGTTTGTGGCTCACTTAGATACTGTCGATGTAGGTTTATCTCCGGTGATCAAGCCGCAAACATTAAAGTATGAAGGTGCTGATTTATGCCTGAATGCGCAGGAAGATGTTTGGTTTAAAACCGCTGAACACCCAGAAGCTACAGCGTATGTGGGTGATGAAATTATTTTCAGTGACGGAACCAGTGTTCTGGGTGCGGATGATAAAGCGGCGATTACGGTTGTCATGGAGCTGATGGATAAGCTGCAAAATGCAGACTTTGACTGTGGCGATATCTATGTGGCGTTTGTGCCAGATGAAGAAATTGGTCTTCGTGGCTCTAAAATCATGGATCTTTCTCGCTTCAAAGTGGATTTTGCTTACACCATCGATTGCTGTGCGCTCGGTGAAGTGGTTTTTGAAACCTTTAATGCGGCTTCTATTGAAGTGGAAATTAAGGGGATCACTGCTCACCCAATGTCAGCGAAAAACGTATTGTTAAACCCAATTCGTGTGGCACATGATTTTATTGGTTGTTTCGATCGTTTTGATACGCCGGAACACACTGAACACCGTGAAGGCTATTTCTATATTACAGATCTAGCCGCAAACCCGAACGAAGCGAAAATCAAAATGGCGATCCGTGATTTTGACCGCCCAAGTTTTGAAGCCCGTAAGCGTTTCATTGCTGAAAGTATTGAACTGATTCGCACTCGTCATCCACGTGCGAAGATTGAGTTCAAAATTGATGATGTGTATAGCAATATCAGCGATTCAATCGGTGAAGATCGTACTGCGGTAGATATTATTCTCGAAGCGTTAAAAATTCATAATATCGAGCCAAATATCATTCCAATGCGTGGAGGCACTGACGGCTCAGCGCTGTCTGCTCGGGGAATTGTGACACCAAACTATTTTACGGGAGCGCATAACTTCCATTCTCGCTTTGAATTTTTACCAATAACTTCATTCGAGAAGAGTTATTTAGTGTCTGAAACGATTTGCCGCCTTGTCGGGCAAAAGTAG
- a CDS encoding AbgT family transporter codes for MTTKTLPQKKGFLNRVERIGNVMPDVTMLFVYALVICWFLSYLLSFVDFSYHHPISKEKISVINMFQYEEIILFVTSAVKNFINFPPLGITIVATLGIGIAESSGFINTALKKMLSFISPKMLTPTVVFVGIVSHVASDSAYVILMPVAAMMFYASGRHPLAGIAAAFAGLAGGFTASYTPSIIDPIMQSFTQDAAQMLAPGYSVNVLCNYFFSLGGTFGVIFTCWFITEKIVEPWLNKNAPITKSDVDTDAEQDLGKITPQEHRAFRVAGLMVIALGVGLFALLWPENSPLRGPDGSLTSPKAPIMQIVVPLLFIFFALPGIVYGYMTKSFTSTKDVVKAMENITKSLIPFIVFAFFAAQFLYSFQHSNLGTLLALSGAELLRTLDMPSGMTVFGVILLTAVLNIMITSATSKWAIMAPVLVPMLMAVGISPELTQAAFRVSDSAMNVSTPMFPFYPLILMYCQKYYKNAGIGTLCSMMIPFTIGLLITLTATLYLFWAFDIPIGFDSGYTWQPAQ; via the coding sequence ATGACAACTAAAACACTACCTCAGAAAAAGGGTTTTTTAAATCGTGTTGAGCGCATCGGGAACGTTATGCCAGATGTGACAATGCTATTTGTTTACGCCCTAGTAATATGCTGGTTTTTATCCTATCTACTCTCATTTGTAGATTTCAGTTATCACCATCCTATTTCTAAAGAAAAAATTTCCGTTATTAATATGTTTCAGTATGAAGAAATCATATTATTTGTGACATCAGCGGTTAAAAATTTTATTAATTTCCCTCCTCTCGGAATAACAATTGTTGCCACCTTAGGTATTGGGATTGCAGAAAGTAGCGGCTTTATTAATACTGCGCTGAAAAAAATGCTTTCTTTTATTTCACCTAAAATGTTGACCCCAACTGTTGTGTTCGTCGGGATCGTCTCTCACGTTGCTTCTGACTCAGCCTACGTTATTTTGATGCCAGTCGCGGCAATGATGTTCTATGCCAGTGGTCGCCACCCTTTAGCGGGTATTGCAGCGGCATTTGCTGGTTTGGCGGGTGGATTCACAGCAAGTTATACGCCATCGATTATTGACCCAATCATGCAGAGCTTTACGCAAGATGCCGCGCAAATGTTAGCGCCAGGCTACAGTGTAAACGTGCTGTGTAACTATTTCTTTAGCTTGGGCGGAACCTTCGGCGTTATTTTTACTTGTTGGTTTATCACCGAAAAAATCGTTGAGCCGTGGTTAAATAAAAACGCGCCAATCACCAAATCTGATGTTGATACGGATGCTGAGCAAGATTTAGGTAAAATCACACCGCAAGAGCATCGCGCGTTCCGTGTTGCTGGGTTAATGGTGATTGCATTAGGCGTGGGGTTATTTGCGCTGTTATGGCCTGAAAATTCACCACTACGTGGTCCAGACGGCAGCTTAACCAGCCCGAAAGCCCCGATCATGCAGATTGTTGTGCCATTATTGTTCATCTTCTTTGCACTACCGGGCATTGTGTACGGTTATATGACCAAATCTTTCACCTCGACCAAAGATGTGGTTAAGGCGATGGAAAATATTACCAAATCACTGATCCCATTTATTGTGTTTGCTTTCTTTGCGGCGCAATTCCTGTATTCGTTCCAACACTCTAACTTAGGGACATTATTAGCCTTATCGGGTGCGGAATTACTGCGAACTTTAGATATGCCATCGGGAATGACGGTATTTGGGGTGATTTTATTAACTGCCGTGTTAAATATCATGATCACGTCAGCGACTTCAAAATGGGCGATTATGGCGCCAGTTTTAGTACCAATGTTAATGGCAGTCGGAATTTCGCCAGAATTAACCCAAGCGGCATTCCGTGTAAGTGACTCCGCGATGAACGTAAGTACACCAATGTTCCCGTTCTATCCGCTGATTTTAATGTATTGCCAAAAATATTATAAAAATGCAGGTATCGGAACCTTATGTTCCATGATGATCCCATTCACCATCGGTTTATTAATTACCTTAACAGCAACACTGTATCTGTTCTGGGCATTCGATATTCCAATCGGTTTTGACAGCGGTTATACATGGCAGCCTGCGCAATAA